The following proteins are encoded in a genomic region of Magnolia sinica isolate HGM2019 chromosome 1, MsV1, whole genome shotgun sequence:
- the LOC131250603 gene encoding protein PHLOEM PROTEIN 2-LIKE A1-like has translation MGTSWSQEETVELDVEGPKKLPKKLPHNYQAIINEADTPLPNEPSRLYEQLQSGVFLNQKKKKYWIEEKTGYNCFMLFARGLSIAWADNQRHWSWFSMKETSDVDVDVANLLNVCWLEVDGIFETSNLSPNTGYEVAFVVMVEDPAYGWEVPVTLKLACPDGSVQERKERLKERPRGQWMELNAGEFQTSVDKGGQIQFTLLDYHSQWKKGLVVKGAVIRPKNSR, from the exons ATGGGTACATCATGGTCACAAGAAGAGACTGTGGAGCTGGATGTGGAAGGGCCCAAGAAGCTCCCAAAGAAGCTCCCACACAACTACCAAGCTATCATCAATGAGGCTGACACACCCTTGCCAAATGAACCTTCCCGCCTGTATGAACAGCTTCAATCTGGAGTGTTCTTGAATCAGAAAAAGAAG AAGTATTGGATTGAAGAGAAGACAGGCTACAATTGCTTCATGCTCTTTGCGAGGGGGTTGTCAATCGCTTGGGCAGATAACCAGCGCCACTGGAGTTGGTTTTCTATGAAAGAAACAAG TGATGTGGATGTCGATGTGGCGAACCTGTTAAATGTCTGTTGGCTCGAAGTGGACGGAATATTTGAGACGTCCAATCTCTCACCAAACACTGGCTATGAGGTGGCATTTGTGGTGATGGTGGAAGACCCGGCATACGGTTGGGAAGTCCCAGTGACCCTCAAGCTGGCATGCCCGGATGGAAGTGTGCAAGAACGAAAGGAAAGACTGAAAGAGAGGCCCAGAGGACAATGGATGGAGCTCAATGCAGGGGAGTTCCAAACATCAGTGGACAAAGGTGGACAAATACAGTTTACGCTGCTGGATTACCACAGCCAATGGAAAAAAGGACTTGTTGTTAAAGGAGCTGTAATCCGGCCCAAGAATTCGCGATGA